A window of Halobellus sp. LT62 contains these coding sequences:
- the pdhA gene encoding pyruvate dehydrogenase (acetyl-transferring) E1 component subunit alpha — MVREQIAEFTVDSIRVLAEDGSVDEALFPSLDDEQLLELYESMKRARRFDERAIALQRRGEIGTHAPAIGQEAAQVGSVLALEPDDWVVPSFREQGAALARGVPAYRLLQYLMGMEEGAEIPPDGTMLPPSVPVGSQTLHAAGIGWAKAIRNDPAVALTYFGDGATSQGDVAEALNFAGVYDAQTVFFCQNNQYAISTPRSEQTDAETLAQKAVAAGIDGVQVDGNDVLGVYAVTRDALRKAREGSPVLVEALTYRRSMHTTSDDPSVYRTDAEEAEWEQRDPIARYETYLEDTGLLTAERVDEIEDRIERELDEAVDRATADRERIDPLDVFEHAYAELPLALREQLAELRGEVDD, encoded by the coding sequence ATGGTCCGCGAGCAAATCGCCGAGTTCACCGTCGACTCGATTCGGGTTCTCGCCGAGGACGGCTCCGTCGACGAAGCGCTCTTCCCGTCGCTAGACGACGAGCAACTGCTGGAACTGTACGAGTCGATGAAGCGGGCCCGTCGGTTCGACGAGCGCGCCATCGCGCTCCAACGGCGCGGCGAGATCGGGACCCACGCGCCCGCCATCGGACAGGAGGCCGCACAGGTCGGGAGTGTGCTCGCATTGGAGCCGGACGACTGGGTCGTGCCGTCGTTTCGCGAACAGGGTGCGGCACTCGCACGCGGGGTCCCGGCGTACCGCCTCCTCCAGTACCTGATGGGAATGGAGGAGGGGGCCGAAATCCCGCCCGACGGGACGATGCTGCCGCCCTCCGTTCCGGTCGGTTCACAGACGCTTCACGCCGCCGGAATCGGATGGGCGAAGGCGATTCGGAACGATCCGGCCGTGGCGCTCACCTACTTCGGCGACGGCGCGACGAGTCAGGGGGACGTGGCCGAGGCGCTCAACTTCGCGGGCGTCTACGACGCGCAGACCGTCTTCTTCTGTCAGAACAACCAGTACGCCATCTCGACGCCCCGCAGCGAGCAGACCGACGCCGAGACGCTCGCGCAGAAGGCCGTCGCCGCCGGGATCGACGGCGTGCAGGTCGACGGAAACGACGTCCTCGGCGTCTACGCCGTTACGCGAGACGCGTTGCGGAAGGCCCGCGAGGGCTCGCCCGTCCTCGTCGAGGCGCTCACGTATCGCCGGTCGATGCACACGACGTCGGACGATCCCTCGGTGTATCGAACGGATGCCGAAGAAGCGGAGTGGGAGCAGCGCGATCCGATCGCGAGATACGAGACCTATCTCGAAGACACGGGGCTCCTGACGGCTGAGCGCGTCGACGAGATCGAGGATCGGATCGAACGGGAACTCGACGAGGCGGTCGATCGGGCGACGGCGGATCGCGAGCGGATCGATCCGCTCGACGTGTTCGAGCACGCGTACGCCGAACTACCGCTGGCGCTCCGCGAACAACTGGCCGAACTCCGAGGTGAGGTCGATGACTAG
- a CDS encoding alpha-ketoacid dehydrogenase subunit beta: protein MTSSNDLRIVGAVRETLRAELERDDRIIVYGEDVGRDGGVFRATEDLQDRFPEQVYDAPLAEAGIIGVGVGLAAAGLVPVPEIQFQGFIYQAFHQLQQHVSRIRSRSRGTVTCPMTIRTPYGGGINALEHHGESYEAGFAHIPGLKVVIPSSPVETAGLLRASIRDPDPVVFMEPTRLYRTFRESVPDEHVIPLGEGRIVEAGSDLTVVSWGSMLRETLDAVESVDADVEVIDPRTITPFDTELVASSVKKTGRCVVVHEAPRTGGFAAEIAARINEEALHYLEAPVGRVTAYDVPQPFFAREDAYRPDAARIARTIRETMQD, encoded by the coding sequence ATGACTAGCAGTAACGACCTTCGGATCGTCGGGGCCGTTCGCGAGACGCTGCGAGCCGAACTGGAACGCGACGACCGAATCATCGTCTACGGCGAGGACGTCGGCCGCGACGGCGGGGTGTTTCGGGCGACGGAGGACCTACAAGACCGGTTCCCCGAGCAAGTGTACGACGCACCGCTGGCCGAGGCGGGAATCATCGGCGTCGGTGTCGGACTCGCGGCGGCGGGGTTGGTCCCGGTCCCCGAAATCCAGTTCCAGGGCTTTATCTACCAAGCGTTCCATCAGCTCCAGCAGCACGTCTCGCGGATTCGCAGTCGGTCGCGCGGGACCGTCACCTGTCCGATGACGATCCGAACGCCCTACGGCGGCGGCATCAACGCGCTGGAGCACCACGGGGAAAGTTACGAGGCCGGGTTCGCCCACATTCCCGGGCTGAAAGTCGTGATACCCTCGTCGCCGGTGGAAACCGCGGGACTCCTGCGCGCGTCGATACGGGATCCCGACCCCGTCGTGTTTATGGAACCGACGCGGCTGTATCGCACGTTCCGCGAGTCCGTTCCGGACGAACACGTGATTCCGCTTGGGGAGGGCCGGATCGTCGAAGCCGGAAGTGATCTGACGGTCGTGAGCTGGGGTTCGATGCTCAGAGAAACGCTGGACGCGGTCGAGTCGGTCGACGCCGACGTCGAAGTGATCGATCCCCGGACGATCACACCGTTCGACACCGAACTCGTCGCCTCCTCGGTGAAGAAGACCGGCCGGTGCGTGGTCGTTCACGAGGCACCGCGGACGGGCGGGTTCGCGGCCGAAATCGCCGCTCGAATCAACGAAGAAGCCCTCCATTACCTCGAAGCCCCTGTGGGACGGGTGACCGCGTACGACGTCCCCCAGCCGTTTTTCGCCCGCGAGGACGCGTACCGTCCGGACGCGGCCCGGATCGCACGGACGATTCGAGAGACGATGCAGGACTGA